A window of the Brassica napus cultivar Da-Ae chromosome C5, Da-Ae, whole genome shotgun sequence genome harbors these coding sequences:
- the LOC106400976 gene encoding acid beta-fructofuranosidase 4, vacuolar, with translation MASSDALLPISAREEDPLLSDGSRSDPNAETHGRRRPVKGLLAVSFGLFFIAFYVALIATHDGSRSNDVKIESDGTATTVSRAHLAGVSEKSNDQLWKLSGDRNTVAFSWNNSMLSWQRTAFHFQPEQNWMNDPNGPLFYKGWYHFFYQYNPNAAVWGDIVWGHAVSKDLIHWVHLPLAMVADQWYDANGVWTGSATFLEDGSIVMLYTGSTDKSVQVQNLAYPEDLNDPLLLKWVKFPGNPVLVPPPGILPKDFRDPTTAWKTSAGKWRITIGSKINRTGISLVYDTTDFKTYEKLETLLHKVPNTGMWECVDFYPVSKTLVKGLDTSVNGPDVKHIVKASMDDTRIDHYAIGTYFDSNGTWTPDDPTIDVGISTSLRYDYGKFYASKTFYDQNKGRRILWGWIGESDSESADVQKGWSSLQGIPRTVVLDTKTGKNLVQWPVEEVKSLRLSSKKFDMEVGPGSLVHIDVGSAAQLDIEAEFEIKKESLDKILGDASATEEFSCQKSGGSTVRGALGPFGFSVLAHESLSEQTPVYFYVAKGKDSKLTTFFCADSSRSSFANDVVKPIYGSSVPVLKGEKLTMRILVDHSIVEAFGQGGRTCITSRVYPTKAIYGAAKLFLFNNAIDATITASFKVWQMNSAFIQPYSEEAVRALSRT, from the exons ATGGCGAGCTCTGACGCTCTCTTGCCAATCTCCGCCAGAGAAGAAGATCCTCTATTATCCGACGGGTCAAGATCCGACCCAAATGCGGAAACCCATGGCCGTAGAAGACCCGTGAAAGGTCTCCTCGCCGTCTCATTTGGGCTTTTCTTTATCGCCTTCTACGTCGCTCTCATCGCCACACACGACGGATCTAGATCCAACGACGTTAAGATCGAAAGCGATGGAACAGCGACCACAGTGTCACGTGCCCATCTCGCCGGCGTCTCGGAGAAAAGCAATGATCAGTTGTGGAAGCTTTCCGGTGACAGGAATACGGTGGCGTTCTCATGGAACAACAGTATGTTGTCGTGGCAACGAACGGCGTTTCATTTCCAACCTGAACAGAACTGGATGAACG ATCCTAATG GTCCATTGTTCTACAAAGGATGGTACCATTTCTTCTACCAGTACAACCCAAACGCAGCAGTATGGGGTGACATTGTTTGGGGTCATGCCGTGTCTAAGGACCTAATTCATTGGGTCCATTTGCCCTTAGCTATGGTTGCTGATCAATGGTACGATGCCAATGGTGTATGGACCGGCTCAGCCACATTCCTCGAAGATGGCTCGATCGTCATGCTCTACACCGGTTCTACCGACAAATCCGTGCAG GTCCAAAACCTTGCCTACCCTGAGGACCTGAACGACCCACTTCTACTGAAATGGGTCAAGTTCCCGGGCAACCCGGTTCTTGTACCTCCACCGGGTATTCTCCCCAAGGACTTCCGTGACCCAACAACTGCATGGAAGACATCGGCCGGAAAATGGCGGATCACTATTGGTTCCAAGATCAACAGAACCGGGATCTCACTCGTGTACGACACGACTGACTTCAAGACTTACGAGAAACTCGAGACGTTGTTGCACAAAGTTCCAAACACTGGGATGTGGGAGTGTGTTGACTTTTATCCAGTGTCTAAGACCTTGGTCAAGGGGCTAGACACATCGGTCAATGGACCAGATGTGAAGCACATCGTGAAGGCTAGTATGGACGACACCAGGATCGATCATTATGCCATAGGGACATATTTTGATTCGAACGGGACATGGACCCCGGATGATCCTACTATTGATGTTGGGATTAGTACTAGTTTAAGATATGATTACGGAAAGTTTTATGCGTCAAAGACGTTTTATGACCAGAACAAGGGTAGGAGAATCTTGTGGGGTTGGATTGGTGAATCTGATAGTGAGTCTGCTGATGTACAAAAGGGCTGGTCTTCTCTTCAG GGTATCCCAAGAACCGTTGTTCTCGACACAAAGACAGGTAAGAACTTGGTTCAATGGCCAGTGGAAGAAGTAAAATCTCTTAGATTAAGCAGCAAGAAGTTTGATATGGAAGTCGGTCCTGGATCGTTGGTACACATTGATGTGGGTTCTGCGGCTCAGCTCGATATTGAAGCAGAGTTCGAGATCAAGAAAGAATCTCTTGACAAAATCCTCGGCGACGCTTCGGCAACAGAGGAATTTAGCTGCCAGAAAAGCGGAGGATCCACCGTTCGTGGTGCTTTGGGACCGTTTGGTTTCTCGGTTCTCGCCCATGAGAGCTTGTCGGAGCAAACTCCGGTTTACTTCTATGTGGCTAAGGGAAAAGATTCTAAGCTCACAACATTCTTCTGTGCAGACAGCTCAag GTCATCTTTTGCAAACGATGTCGTTAAGCCGATTTATGGTAGTTCTGTACCGGTTCTGAAAGGGGAGAAACTGACCATGAGAATATTG GTGGATCATTCGATAGTAGAAGCATTCGGACAAGGTGGAAGAACATGCATAACGTCAAGGGTATATCCAACAAAGGCCATCTATGGAGCAGCGAAGCTTTTCTTGTTCAACAATGCCATTGATGCGACTATTACGGCATCGTTTAAGGTGTGGCAGATGAACAGTGCTTTTATTCAGCCTTACTCTGAGGAGGCTGTTCGTGCTCTCTCCCGCACATGA
- the LOC106399539 gene encoding NAC domain-containing protein 7-like isoform X2, giving the protein MNSFSLVPPGFRFHPTDEELVDYYLRKKVASNRIEIDFIKDIDLYKIEPWDLQELCKIGHEEQNDWYFFSHKDKKYPTGTRTNRATKVGFWKATGRDKAIYLRHSLIGMRKTLVFYKGRAPNGQKSDWIMHEYRLETDENGTPQEEGWVVCRVFKKRLAAVRRMGDYDSSPSHWYGDQLSFMASELETNGPRRILPNQQQQHQYEHQQQLPYGLNASAYILNNPNLQCKQELELQYNHLVQHDLLHESPLSLIQLPQLESPNIQQANSNSNSLPYGTSNNDNNSSEIANLQQSNLAHEEQLNQGNQSFSSLYMNSGNEEAMDQVTDWRVLDKFVASQLSNEDAATTSASLQNNAKDTSNVECQVDEEKDQKRVSDVGDEYAASTSSSCQIDLWK; this is encoded by the exons ATGAATTCATTTTCCCTCGTTCCTCCGGGTTTTAGATTTCACCCAACAGATGAAGAACTTGTCGACTACTACCTAAGAAAAAAAGTTGCATCAAACAGAAtagaaatcgattttataaaggACATTGATCTTTACAAGATTGAGCCATGGGATCTTCAAG AGTTGTGCAAAATTGGACATGAAGAGCAGAATGATTGGTACTTCTTTAGCCATAAAGACAAGAAGTATCCCACAGGGACTCGAACCAACAGAGCAACAAAAGTAGGGTTTTGGAAAGCCACTGGAAGAGATAAGGCTATATACTTGAGGCACAGTCTTATTGGTATGAGGAAAACACTTGTGTTTTACAAGGGAAGAGCCCCAAATGGACAAAAATCCGATTGGATCATGCATGAATACCGCTTAGAAACTGATGAAAATGGAACTCCTCAG GAAGAAGGATGGGTCGTGTGTAGGGTTTTCAAGAAGAGACTAGCTGCAGTTAGACGAATGGGAGATTATGACTCATCGCCTTCACATTGGTATGGCGATCAACTCTCTTTTATGGCCTCTGAGCTGGAGACAAACGGGCCACGGCGGATCCTCCCCAAtcagcagcagcagcaccagTACGAGCACCAACAGCAGTTACCATATGGCCTCAATGCATCTGCTTACATTCTCAATAATCCTAACTTGCAATGCAAGCAAGAGCTAGAGCTACAATACAACCACCTGGTACAACATGATCTTCTTCATGAATCTCCTTTAtcattaattcaacttcctcaGCTTGAAAGCCCTAATATCCAACAAGCTAATAGTAATAGCAACTCCCTTCCTTACGGAACAAGCAACAACGATAATAACTCGAGTGAGATTGCTAACTTGCAGCAGTCGAATCTCGCGCATGAAGAACAATTGAATCAAGGGAATCAGAGTTTCAGCTCTCTATACATGAATAGCGGGAACGAGGAAGCGATGGACCAAGTCACGGACTGGAGAGTTCTCGATAAATTTGTTGCTTCTCAGCTCAGCAACGAGGATGCGGCCACAACTTCTGCTTCTCTACAGAACAATGCCAAGGACACAAGCAACGTCGAGTGCCAAGTTGATGAAGAAAAAGATCAGAAGAGGGTTTCAGACGTGGGAGACGAATATGCTGCTTCTACATCTTCGAGTTGTCAGATTGATCTATGGAAGTAA
- the LOC106399539 gene encoding NAC domain-containing protein 7-like isoform X3, translating into MNSFSLVPPGFRFHPTDEELVDYYLRKKVASNRIEIDFIKDIDLYKIEPWDLQELCKIGHEEQNDWYFFSHKDKKYPTGTRTNRATKVGFWKATGRDKAIYLRHSLIGMRKTLVFYKGRAPNGQKSDWIMHEYRLETDENGTPQEEGWVVCRVFKKRLAAVRRMGDYDSSPSHWYGDQLSFMASELETNGPRRILPNQQQQHQYEHQQQLPYGLNASAYILNNPNLQCKQELELQYNHLQSNLAHEEQLNQGNQSFSSLYMNSGNEEAMDQVTDWRVLDKFVASQLSNEDAATTSASLQNNAKDTSNVECQVDEEKDQKRVSDVGDEYAASTSSSCQIDLWK; encoded by the exons ATGAATTCATTTTCCCTCGTTCCTCCGGGTTTTAGATTTCACCCAACAGATGAAGAACTTGTCGACTACTACCTAAGAAAAAAAGTTGCATCAAACAGAAtagaaatcgattttataaaggACATTGATCTTTACAAGATTGAGCCATGGGATCTTCAAG AGTTGTGCAAAATTGGACATGAAGAGCAGAATGATTGGTACTTCTTTAGCCATAAAGACAAGAAGTATCCCACAGGGACTCGAACCAACAGAGCAACAAAAGTAGGGTTTTGGAAAGCCACTGGAAGAGATAAGGCTATATACTTGAGGCACAGTCTTATTGGTATGAGGAAAACACTTGTGTTTTACAAGGGAAGAGCCCCAAATGGACAAAAATCCGATTGGATCATGCATGAATACCGCTTAGAAACTGATGAAAATGGAACTCCTCAG GAAGAAGGATGGGTCGTGTGTAGGGTTTTCAAGAAGAGACTAGCTGCAGTTAGACGAATGGGAGATTATGACTCATCGCCTTCACATTGGTATGGCGATCAACTCTCTTTTATGGCCTCTGAGCTGGAGACAAACGGGCCACGGCGGATCCTCCCCAAtcagcagcagcagcaccagTACGAGCACCAACAGCAGTTACCATATGGCCTCAATGCATCTGCTTACATTCTCAATAATCCTAACTTGCAATGCAAGCAAGAGCTAGAGCTACAATACAACCACCTG CAGTCGAATCTCGCGCATGAAGAACAATTGAATCAAGGGAATCAGAGTTTCAGCTCTCTATACATGAATAGCGGGAACGAGGAAGCGATGGACCAAGTCACGGACTGGAGAGTTCTCGATAAATTTGTTGCTTCTCAGCTCAGCAACGAGGATGCGGCCACAACTTCTGCTTCTCTACAGAACAATGCCAAGGACACAAGCAACGTCGAGTGCCAAGTTGATGAAGAAAAAGATCAGAAGAGGGTTTCAGACGTGGGAGACGAATATGCTGCTTCTACATCTTCGAGTTGTCAGATTGATCTATGGAAGTAA
- the LOC106373269 gene encoding disease resistance protein SUMM2-like — protein sequence MGGVISTATDFVVEKLCSCFCLEVHHICRLDKNLKTLVEDMKILEAKRNDVLKFVKREEDRGLQRLSGVDVWLTAVGNIENEARETLMACTSELQGLSLCDGCSRKLVARFRFGKEVVSMLEDVEELKGRKLTEDINALAVPPMRDVVGERDLQPIIVGQDTLLESAWSRLKDGGTQVMGLHGMGGVGKTTLLDQINNKFCGANDGVDIVIWVVVSKVKRNEKIQDEIAKKLGFFTEGDSWKQKTEAEKASSIRSSLKAKRFVLFLDDIWSKVELKDIGVPIPTKENKCKIVFTTRSREVCARMGDTNPVEVSCLDTDKAWELFKEKVGENTLGRHRGIPDLARKVAGKCHGLPLALSVLGETMSSKDTIQEWRLAVKTLTSNAAKFSGMDEILPVLMYSYDSLKEKHVKSCFLYCSLFPEDFEIRKDILIEYWICEGFIQENQSRENAFDEGYSIISSLLRACLLLEEQVDKVKVKMHDVVREMALWVASDLGEHEGRYTVQAGAGLRDIPEVESWVPVRKMSLMNNEIQELSGSPCCPELTTLLLQENKLVTISSEFFRQMPRLLVLDLSRNSWFNGLPEKMSLVALRYLNLSDTHIERLPVGLQESRMLICLNLEFTRSIENVSGMISKFSRLRRLGLRNSYTKLDMSLLEELQLLKYLQVVTIGINSCLVAEKLSNYDRVVKCVKKLDYKDLQDESFRVLTLPTMDNLCDLEIEKCGMAEIKAEGAATSLWNRSPTSPSFLNLSTVFINYCNRLKDLTWLLFAPNLTILNVGHSNQIEYIISQEKATNGVAGTIIPFANLEHFSFYCVPMLKSIYWSALPFQCLKGIRVGGCPNLRKLSLDSESVANVDGFVIQCIERHWTSNIEWEDEATKLRFQASFPY from the coding sequence ATGGGTGGTGTTATCTCAACAGCAACCGATTTCGTGGTTGAGAAATTATGTAGCTGCTTTTGTCTGGAAGTCCACCATATTTGCAGACTCGACAAGAATCTAAAAACTCTGGTAGAAGACATGAAGATACTGGAGGCAAAGCGAAATGATGTGCTGAAATTCGTGAAGAGGGAGGAAGACAGAGGTTTACAAAGGCTTAGTGGAGTTGATGTATGGCTTACGGCTGTCGGGAACATTGAAAACGAGGCCCGTGAAACCCTTATGGCTTGTACAAGTGAACTTCAAGGGTTGTCTCTTTGTGATGGTTGTTCAAGAAAACTAGTGGCAAGGTTTCGTTTTGGGAAAGAGGTTGTCTCGATGTTGGAAGATGTCGAAGAGCTCAAGGGTCGCAAATTAACTGAAGACATAAATGCTCTGGCTGTGCCACCTATGAGAGATGTGGTGGGGGAAAGAGATCTACAACCTATCATTGTTGGTCAGGACACATTGCTCGAGAGTGCATGGAGCCGCCTCAAGGACGGCGGAACCCAGGTTATGGGTCTACATGGCATGGGGGGAGTGGGGAAAACAACTCTTCTTGACCAAATCAACAATAAGTTTTGTGGTGCAAATGATGGGGTTGACATAGTAATTTGGGTTGTGGTGTCTAAGGTCAAACGGAACGAGAAGATTCAAGATGAGATTGCTAAGAAACTAGGCTTTTTTACTGAAGGGGATTCATGGAAACAGAAAACAGAGGCCGAGAAAGCCTCTAGTATACGCAGTTCCTTGAAGGCTAAACGATTTGTGTTGTTTCTGGATGACATTTGGAGCAAAGTGGAGTTAAAAGATATCGGTGTTCCGATTCCAACAAaggaaaacaaatgcaaaattgTATTCACTACTCGTTCAAGAGAAGTATGTGCTCGCATGGGGGATACTAACCCAGTCGAAGTCAGTTGTCTAGACACCGACAAAGCCTGGGAGTTGTTCAAGGAGAAAGTCGGGGAGAACACACTGGGACGCCACCGAGGCATTCCCGATCTCGCAAGAAAAGTGGCAGGAAAATGCCATGGCCTACCATTGGCACTCAGTGTCCTTGGTGAGACCATGTCATCCAAGGACACAATACAAGAATGGCGCCTTGCAGTTAAGACTTTAACTTCAAATGCTGCAAAATTTTCTGGAATGGACGAGATTCTTCCAGTTTTGATGTATAGCTACGACAGCCTCAAGGAGAAGCATGTTAAGTCATGTTTCCTATATTGCTCTTTGTTTCCAGAAGATTTTGAAATCAGAAAAGATATCTTAATTGAATATTGGATCTGTGAGGGTTTCATACAAGAAAATCAGAGTAGAGAAAACGCATTCGACGAAGGCTATAGTATCATCAGTTCTCTTCTCCGTGCATGTTTATTGTTGGAAGAACAAGTCGATAAAGTAAAAGTGAAAATGCATGATGTGGTTCGGGAGATGGCTCTGTGGGTAGCATCTGATCTTGGGGAGCATGAAGGGCGATATACTGTGCAAGCCGGTGCTGGGTTACGTGATATACCAGAAGTTGAGAGTTGGGTGCCCGTGAGAAAGATGTCTTTGATGAACAATGAGATCCAAGAGTTATCTGGCAGTCCGTGCTGCCCTGAACTTACAACTCTGCTTCTCCAAGAAAACAAGCTGGTAACTATCTCAAGCGAATTCTTTCGACAGATGCCTAGGCTACTCGTCTTGGATCTCTCGCGGAATAGCTGGTTCAATGGATTGCCAGAGAAAATGTCATTGGTCGCTTTGAGATACCTTAACTTGTCAGACACACATATAGAGCGACTGCCTGTTGGTTTACAGGAGTCGAGAATGCTAATATGTTTGAATTTGGAATTCACGAGGAGCATTGAAAATGTTTCGGGGATGATATCCAAATTTTCGAGGTTGAGGAGATTGGGACTACGGAATTCCTACACGAAGCTAGACATGAGCTTATTGGAAGAGTTGCAGCTCTTGAAATATCTACAAGTTGTAACCATAGGTATAAACTCATGTTTGGTTGCGGAGAAATTGTCAAACTATGACAGGGTGGTGAAATGTGTTAAGAAGTTAGATTATAAGGACCTTCAGGATGAATCATTCAGAGTCTTGACTTTGCCGACTATGGACAACCTTTGTGACCTCGAGATAGAAAAGTGTGGAATGGCGGAGATAAAGGCAGAGGGAGCAGCAACTTCATTGTGGAACAGAAGTCCCACGAGTCCATCCTTCCTCAACCTTTCTACTGTCTTTATAAATTATTGCAACCGTCTCAAGGATTTGACGTGGCTGTTGTTCGCTCCCAACCTTACTATTCTTAACGTTGGTCATTCAAATCAAATAGAGTATATAATAAGCCAAGAGAAAGCTACAAATGGTGTGGCAGGTACCATCATTCCTTTTGCAAACTTAGAACACTTTAGCTTCTATTGTGTACCAATGTTGAAGAGCATCTATTGGAGTGCTCTCCCTTTTCAATGCTTGAAAGGAATCAGGGTAGGAGGGTGTCCAAACCTGAGAAAGCTTTCATTGGATTCTGAAAGTGTTGCCAATGTAGATGGATTTGTTATCCAGTGTATAGAGAGACATTGGACAAGTAATATTGAATGGGAAGACGAAGCAACTAAACTCCGTTTCCAAGCTTCCTTCCCCTATTAG
- the LOC106399539 gene encoding NAC domain-containing protein 7-like isoform X1, translating into MILFSICLMLFSYKQVTNRSRRQRMNSFSLVPPGFRFHPTDEELVDYYLRKKVASNRIEIDFIKDIDLYKIEPWDLQELCKIGHEEQNDWYFFSHKDKKYPTGTRTNRATKVGFWKATGRDKAIYLRHSLIGMRKTLVFYKGRAPNGQKSDWIMHEYRLETDENGTPQEEGWVVCRVFKKRLAAVRRMGDYDSSPSHWYGDQLSFMASELETNGPRRILPNQQQQHQYEHQQQLPYGLNASAYILNNPNLQCKQELELQYNHLVQHDLLHESPLSLIQLPQLESPNIQQANSNSNSLPYGTSNNDNNSSEIANLQQSNLAHEEQLNQGNQSFSSLYMNSGNEEAMDQVTDWRVLDKFVASQLSNEDAATTSASLQNNAKDTSNVECQVDEEKDQKRVSDVGDEYAASTSSSCQIDLWK; encoded by the exons atgattttattttcaatttgtttGATGCTATTTTCTTATAAGCAGGTTACTAATCGATCACGAAGACAAAGGATGAATTCATTTTCCCTCGTTCCTCCGGGTTTTAGATTTCACCCAACAGATGAAGAACTTGTCGACTACTACCTAAGAAAAAAAGTTGCATCAAACAGAAtagaaatcgattttataaaggACATTGATCTTTACAAGATTGAGCCATGGGATCTTCAAG AGTTGTGCAAAATTGGACATGAAGAGCAGAATGATTGGTACTTCTTTAGCCATAAAGACAAGAAGTATCCCACAGGGACTCGAACCAACAGAGCAACAAAAGTAGGGTTTTGGAAAGCCACTGGAAGAGATAAGGCTATATACTTGAGGCACAGTCTTATTGGTATGAGGAAAACACTTGTGTTTTACAAGGGAAGAGCCCCAAATGGACAAAAATCCGATTGGATCATGCATGAATACCGCTTAGAAACTGATGAAAATGGAACTCCTCAG GAAGAAGGATGGGTCGTGTGTAGGGTTTTCAAGAAGAGACTAGCTGCAGTTAGACGAATGGGAGATTATGACTCATCGCCTTCACATTGGTATGGCGATCAACTCTCTTTTATGGCCTCTGAGCTGGAGACAAACGGGCCACGGCGGATCCTCCCCAAtcagcagcagcagcaccagTACGAGCACCAACAGCAGTTACCATATGGCCTCAATGCATCTGCTTACATTCTCAATAATCCTAACTTGCAATGCAAGCAAGAGCTAGAGCTACAATACAACCACCTGGTACAACATGATCTTCTTCATGAATCTCCTTTAtcattaattcaacttcctcaGCTTGAAAGCCCTAATATCCAACAAGCTAATAGTAATAGCAACTCCCTTCCTTACGGAACAAGCAACAACGATAATAACTCGAGTGAGATTGCTAACTTGCAGCAGTCGAATCTCGCGCATGAAGAACAATTGAATCAAGGGAATCAGAGTTTCAGCTCTCTATACATGAATAGCGGGAACGAGGAAGCGATGGACCAAGTCACGGACTGGAGAGTTCTCGATAAATTTGTTGCTTCTCAGCTCAGCAACGAGGATGCGGCCACAACTTCTGCTTCTCTACAGAACAATGCCAAGGACACAAGCAACGTCGAGTGCCAAGTTGATGAAGAAAAAGATCAGAAGAGGGTTTCAGACGTGGGAGACGAATATGCTGCTTCTACATCTTCGAGTTGTCAGATTGATCTATGGAAGTAA